A portion of the Granulosicoccus antarcticus IMCC3135 genome contains these proteins:
- a CDS encoding 3-hydroxybutyrate dehydrogenase, with protein sequence MMNLTDKRCLITGSASGIGKAIAERFVADGAKVAIADMNLDAAQTTATALNRMGPGQAMAIEMNVTDETAVNTGVQKVVDTWGGVDVLVSNAGIQIVHKLQDFPFDEWKKLLSIHLDGAFLTSKACLSHMYEAGSGSVIFMGSVHSKEASPLKSAYVTAKHGLLGLCRVIAKEGAQHGVRANVICPGFVKTPLVEKQIPEQARDLGISEEDVINKIMLGSTVDQEFTTVEDVAEIAHVFAAFPTNALTGQSMIVSHGWFME encoded by the coding sequence ATGATGAATCTGACTGATAAACGATGCCTGATAACAGGCTCTGCCAGTGGTATTGGCAAGGCTATCGCTGAGCGCTTTGTGGCTGACGGAGCAAAGGTGGCTATTGCAGATATGAATCTGGATGCGGCACAGACAACAGCGACGGCTCTCAACCGGATGGGACCCGGGCAGGCGATGGCAATCGAGATGAATGTCACCGACGAGACTGCCGTCAATACGGGTGTGCAGAAGGTGGTCGACACCTGGGGCGGGGTCGATGTTCTGGTCTCCAATGCCGGCATTCAGATTGTTCACAAACTACAGGACTTCCCTTTCGACGAGTGGAAGAAACTGCTCTCGATTCATCTGGATGGCGCTTTTCTCACCTCCAAGGCGTGCCTGTCTCATATGTATGAAGCAGGCTCTGGTTCGGTAATTTTCATGGGTTCAGTTCACTCCAAAGAGGCTTCCCCTCTGAAGTCGGCCTATGTCACAGCCAAGCACGGTCTGTTGGGTTTGTGCCGGGTCATTGCCAAGGAAGGAGCCCAGCATGGTGTACGGGCCAATGTAATCTGCCCCGGCTTTGTCAAGACACCATTGGTAGAAAAACAGATCCCTGAACAGGCCAGGGATCTGGGAATTTCTGAAGAGGATGTAATCAACAAGATCATGTTGGGCAGCACGGTCGACCAGGAATTCACAACCGTTGAAGACGTTGCCGAGATTGCACACGTGTTTGCAGCCTTCCCCACCAATGCACTGACCGGGCAGTCGATGATTGTCAGCCATGGCTGGTTCATGGAATAG
- a CDS encoding DUF58 domain-containing protein — protein sequence MKPIAQPNDYGVVASVHELVRARPDRAVTGFAPGGKVSTHQFGTNHSVFRGRGMEFDESRLYQPGDDNRSIDWRVTARTGKVHTKLYREERERPVYVLIDCRRMMQFGSRVRFKSVLAAHMASMLCWVGIDDGDRVGGFLLTPTGLKSFPASRSRSSMLAFLHAISDATQIVESSGNSTQAEENSEPSLAHALVRLRKACLPGTLAFVITDFSDFDAAAETELKRLSVRAHVTNLLVYDPLDAKLPTQGDYRVSDGNQVLSLEQLNITQSEAHEMAFATRKERVAQLSRQRSMAFLSVSTADKPESVLHPHRKHARRAHTLGASS from the coding sequence ATGAAACCAATCGCGCAACCCAATGACTACGGCGTGGTGGCAAGCGTCCACGAACTGGTACGCGCCCGCCCCGACCGGGCAGTGACCGGTTTCGCCCCCGGAGGCAAGGTCAGTACCCATCAATTCGGCACCAACCACTCGGTGTTTCGAGGACGTGGCATGGAATTCGATGAGTCTCGGCTCTATCAGCCAGGTGATGACAATCGCAGCATTGACTGGCGTGTCACAGCCAGGACGGGCAAAGTGCACACCAAGCTGTATCGTGAAGAACGCGAGCGACCCGTCTACGTACTGATCGACTGTCGCCGCATGATGCAGTTCGGTTCTCGTGTGAGATTCAAGTCTGTACTGGCGGCCCATATGGCCTCAATGCTGTGCTGGGTAGGTATTGATGATGGTGATCGTGTCGGCGGTTTTCTGCTGACACCGACCGGACTCAAAAGCTTTCCAGCCAGTCGCAGTCGTAGCAGCATGCTTGCATTCCTGCACGCCATCAGCGACGCCACCCAAATAGTTGAATCATCAGGCAACAGTACGCAAGCAGAAGAGAACTCCGAACCTTCACTTGCGCACGCTCTGGTTCGACTGCGCAAAGCCTGCCTGCCCGGCACACTCGCCTTTGTCATCACCGACTTCAGTGATTTTGATGCTGCGGCGGAAACGGAGCTCAAGCGACTCAGCGTGCGTGCGCACGTCACCAATCTGCTCGTATATGATCCACTGGACGCAAAACTGCCTACACAGGGTGACTATCGAGTCAGTGATGGCAATCAGGTGCTCTCATTGGAGCAACTGAATATCACGCAATCCGAAGCTCATGAAATGGCATTCGCAACACGCAAAGAGCGCGTTGCCCAGTTATCACGTCAACGCTCGATGGCCTTTCTGTCTGTGTCCACAGCCGACAAGCCAGAAAGCGTATTACATCCACACAGAAAGCATGCCCGCCGGGCGCATACGCTCGGAGCCTCCTCATGA
- a CDS encoding YfdX family protein encodes MNPRKQLLTLAIAGILGSSTLILGSSAFAQSTTPATDKPVAEVVTPAPSDVAQSTKAATETTATEAEKIASSNEAKPSLIKTVDEAYKALQEIRGARMAIFNGSPEQAVKLTGEARTDLAAANDSMQENALATQKKVDDNETYIPFDTSMSLAEGFVPDEAKQAALTKANEHLAKGEKQHAVEALKLGNIDVAVSAAMIPASNSLKHVDEAVKLLNEKKYYEANLALKAVEDSVLIETYDINSIPVQGVAKQG; translated from the coding sequence ATGAATCCACGTAAACAACTACTCACCCTGGCCATAGCCGGAATCCTCGGCAGTTCTACCCTTATCCTTGGCAGCAGTGCTTTTGCACAAAGCACCACGCCGGCCACTGACAAGCCCGTCGCAGAAGTCGTCACTCCTGCGCCCTCGGACGTCGCACAGAGCACCAAGGCAGCGACTGAGACAACGGCCACTGAGGCGGAAAAAATCGCCTCAAGCAATGAGGCAAAACCTTCGCTTATCAAGACGGTAGACGAGGCTTACAAAGCGCTGCAGGAGATTCGGGGTGCCCGTATGGCGATCTTCAACGGCTCACCTGAGCAGGCAGTAAAACTCACAGGCGAAGCTCGTACGGACCTGGCCGCGGCGAATGATTCAATGCAGGAAAACGCGCTTGCAACACAGAAAAAGGTTGATGACAACGAGACCTATATTCCATTCGATACAAGCATGTCGCTGGCCGAAGGTTTTGTACCCGATGAGGCCAAACAGGCGGCTCTGACCAAGGCGAACGAGCACCTGGCCAAGGGTGAAAAACAGCATGCAGTCGAAGCCTTGAAGCTGGGCAATATCGACGTTGCGGTATCAGCCGCCATGATTCCAGCGTCCAACAGCCTGAAGCATGTGGATGAGGCCGTAAAGCTACTGAACGAGAAAAAGTACTACGAGGCCAATCTTGCGCTCAAGGCGGTCGAGGACTCAGTCCTGATCGAAACCTATGACATCAACAGCATCCCGGTACAGGGTGTTGCCAAACAGGGCTAG
- a CDS encoding AAA family ATPase, with protein sequence MNAASTALQPDHNRDTIEHLLSYMEKSIVGQRDFVERLMIGLLADGHLLLEGAPGLAKTKAVKVLSEAIACDAQRIQFTPDLLPGDLTGTEVYRPESATFEFQRGPLFHNLLLADEINRAPAKVQSALLEAMAEKQVTVGGKTYPLPHLFMVMATQNPIEQEGTYPLPEAQLDRFLMHVKIDYPDMEAERQILSIVRNEAMATPIEKPEPVPQEVIFQCRQQALDVHVSTALEDYILQLIFATRQPATYGEDLRELIAYGASPRGTIALVRCARVHAWLRGADFATPADVQAVIPDVLRHRIILSFEAEADGVTRDQFIAELLKRVPVS encoded by the coding sequence ATGAACGCAGCCAGCACCGCCCTTCAACCGGACCATAACCGCGATACGATCGAGCATCTGCTCTCCTATATGGAAAAGTCCATTGTCGGACAACGAGATTTCGTCGAACGACTAATGATTGGACTGCTCGCCGACGGTCACCTGTTGCTCGAAGGTGCACCAGGATTGGCAAAAACCAAAGCAGTCAAAGTGCTCTCGGAGGCCATTGCCTGTGATGCCCAGCGTATCCAGTTCACACCCGACTTACTGCCAGGCGACCTGACAGGTACCGAGGTCTATCGCCCCGAGTCTGCCACTTTCGAATTCCAGCGTGGTCCCCTGTTTCACAACCTGTTGCTGGCAGACGAAATCAACCGGGCACCCGCTAAAGTGCAATCGGCACTGCTCGAAGCCATGGCGGAAAAGCAGGTAACTGTCGGCGGCAAGACCTACCCGCTGCCGCACCTGTTCATGGTCATGGCAACACAGAACCCGATCGAACAGGAAGGCACCTACCCACTGCCCGAAGCGCAACTCGACCGCTTCCTGATGCACGTGAAAATCGACTACCCGGACATGGAAGCGGAACGCCAGATACTGAGTATTGTCAGAAATGAAGCGATGGCGACACCGATCGAAAAGCCTGAGCCTGTGCCGCAGGAAGTCATTTTCCAGTGTCGCCAGCAAGCACTGGATGTACACGTATCTACCGCCCTGGAAGACTACATTCTGCAACTGATCTTTGCCACCCGCCAACCTGCCACCTATGGTGAGGATCTGCGCGAGTTGATCGCCTACGGTGCCAGCCCTCGAGGCACGATCGCGCTGGTGCGTTGCGCCCGTGTACATGCCTGGTTACGCGGTGCCGATTTCGCGACCCCTGCCGATGTGCAAGCGGTCATTCCTGATGTGCTTCGCCATCGAATTATCCTGAGCTTCGAGGCAGAAGCTGATGGTGTCACACGTGATCAGTTCATTGCAGAGTTGCTGAAGCGCGTACCCGTGAGTTGA
- a CDS encoding acetoacetate decarboxylase, with product MKEEDVIRNAFAMPLTSPSYPRGPYRFVNREFFIITYRTDMDALRAVVPEPLQLTESIVKYEFIRMPDSTGFGDYTESGQVIPVEFSGRTGSYVHSMFLNDDSPIAGGREIWGFPKKLANPRLRKVVHDYLATPQ from the coding sequence ATGAAGGAAGAAGATGTAATCAGAAACGCGTTCGCCATGCCATTGACCAGTCCATCCTATCCGCGTGGCCCCTACCGATTCGTCAATCGAGAGTTTTTCATCATCACCTACCGCACAGATATGGACGCACTGCGCGCCGTCGTCCCCGAACCGTTGCAGCTGACAGAATCGATTGTCAAATACGAATTTATCCGCATGCCTGACAGTACCGGGTTCGGCGACTACACCGAATCCGGACAAGTCATACCGGTGGAATTTTCAGGTCGCACCGGTAGTTATGTCCACTCGATGTTTCTCAACGACGACAGCCCTATCGCAGGTGGTCGCGAGATCTGGGGCTTTCCGAAAAAACTGGCCAACCCTCGGTTAAGAAAGGTCGTCCATGACTATCTGGCCACACCTCAATAA